A window of the Chlorocebus sabaeus isolate Y175 chromosome 8, mChlSab1.0.hap1, whole genome shotgun sequence genome harbors these coding sequences:
- the ST3GAL1 gene encoding CMP-N-acetylneuraminate-beta-galactosamide-alpha-2,3-sialyltransferase 1: MVTLRKRTLKVLTFLVVFIFLTSFFLNYSHTMVATTWFPKQMVLELSENLKRLIKHRPCTCTHCIGQRKLSVWFDERFNQTVQPLLTAQNALLEDDTYRWWLRLQREKKPNNLNDTIKELFRVVPGNVDPMLEKRSVGCRRCAVVGNSGNLRESSYGPEIDRHDFVLRMNKAPTAGFEADVGTKTTHHLVYPESFRELGDNVSMILVPFKTVDLEWVVSATTTGTISHTYVPVPAKIRVKQDKILIYHPAFIKYVFDNWLQGHGRYPSTGILSVIFSMHVCDEVDLYGFGADSKGNWHHYWENNPSAGAFRKTGVHDADFESNVTATLASINKIRIFKGR; this comes from the exons ATGGTGACCCTGCGGAAGAGGACCCTGAAGGTGCTCACCTTCCTCGTGGTCTTCATCTTCCTCACCTCCTTCTTCCTGAACTACTCCCACACCATGGTGGCCACCACCTGGTTCCCCAAGCAGATGGTCCTGGAGCTCTCCGAGAACCTGAAGAGGCTGATCAAGCACAGGCCCTGCACCTGCACCCACTGCATTGGGCAGCGCAAGCTCTCGGTCTGGTTCGACGAGAGGTTCAACCAGACTGTGCAGCCGCTGCTGACTGCCCAGAATGCACTCTTGGAGGACGACACCTACCGATGGTGGCTG AGGCTCCAGCGGGAGAAGAAGCCCAATAACTTGAACGACACCATCAAGGAGCTGTTCAGAGTGGTGCCTGGGAATGTGGACCCCATGCTGGAGAAGAGGTCGGTGGGCTGCCGGCGCTGTGCCGTTGTGGGCAACTCAGGCAACCTGAGGGAGTCTTCTTATGGGCCTGAGATAGACAGGCACGACTTTGTGCTCAG gATGAACAAGGCGCCCACGGCAGGGTTTGAGGCTGATGTTGGGACGAAGACTACCCACCATCTGGTGTACCCTGAGAGCTTCCGGGAGCTGGGAGATAATGTCAGCATGATCCTGGTGCCCTTCAAGACCGTCGACTTGGAGTGGGTGGTGAGCGCCACCACCACGGGCACCATTTCCCA CACCTACGTCCCGGTTCCTGCAAAGATCAGAGTGAAACAGGATAAG ATCCTGATCTACCACCCAGCCTTCATCAAGTATGTGTTTGACAACTGGCTGCAAGGGCACGGGCGGTACCCATCTACCGGCATCCTCTCGGTCATCTTCTCAATGCATGTCTGCGATGAG GTGGACTTGTACGGCTTCGGGGCAGACAGCAAAGGGAACTGGCACCACTACTGGGAGAACAACCCGTCCGCGGGGGCTTTTCGCAAGACGGGGGTGCACGATGCAGACTTCGAGTCTAACGTGacggccaccttggcctccatcAATAAAATCCGGATCTTCAAGGGGAGATGA